From one Misgurnus anguillicaudatus chromosome 2, ASM2758022v2, whole genome shotgun sequence genomic stretch:
- the csrnp1a gene encoding cysteine/serine-rich nuclear protein 1: MVVSSSTHDIRIEKYWITMATLQRGSLKRKCDEDDAIYSSSSPSSHSEWDSDEDGLSDAVDYGHTVPFPPCHHKPISPILKKTTETRNKGNVRFGLVTVFLFQRCQGFSSVPSHGGCTLGMVRWHTTCQQFTLAEHAVEQQRLRMERLRERHQEERLEALRQKMIISGTLTVAEAATLTLSDVADEDVDLTNIKDDGSLRPYSSKRRRALLRSAGVVRIDREEKKQLQELRQSRKDCGCHCQGFCEPETCACSQAGIKCQMDRGNFPCGCSKEGCGNPLGRIEFNSSRVRSHYIHTHMKLKLEKRLLDENLNQKRVIVTELPSTEENRPGTFPKENNSGPFASLSPGPAFHLSSELCREGDNSCSSDMTDTSYSSSLNLDSEADECPSSGHPPTQDVDNKGLAYVLSFEDSDEDGCPYIKEYDRLNMHLPMNHDPSTEAAESITGLSTTDNAQSESNTSTSPLEYLDENANQTIMDCVNDLYDIPHTPSPSTDHNLNCYMDLSLSSDSDLVFFDSFYEYGPSISHSNFKVYGHMGYISHLQFPSCSSPAQIEDSGLSLLESFVGIS, translated from the exons ATGGTTGTTTCTTCTTCTACTCATGATATACGGATAGAGAAGTATTGG ATCACCATGGCTACATTGCAGAGAGGGAGTTTAAAGAGAAAATGTGATGAAGACGATGCCATTTACTCTTCATCTTCCCCCTCATCACACTCTGAATGGGACTCTGATGAAGACGGCCTCAGTGATGCAGTGGACTATGGGCACACTGTCCCTTTTCCTCCCTGCCATCACAAGCCAA TTTCACCCATCCTGAAGAAGACGACAGAGACTCGAAATAAAGGCAATGTTCGGTTCGGCCTGGTTACAGTGTTCCTCTTTCAGCGGTGTCAAGGGTTTAGCAGTGTGCCGAGTCATGGTGGCTGCACACTGGGCATGGTCAGATGGCACACAACCTGCCAGCAGTTCACCTTGGCAGAACATGCGGTGGAGCAGCAGCGCTTGCGAATGGAGAGACTCCGTGAGCGGCATCAAGAGGAGAGACTTGAGGCCTTGAGACAGAAG ATGATCATCAGTGGAACTCTAACTGTGGCAGAAGCGGCTACTTTGACATTGAGCGATGTTGCAGACGAGGATGTTGATCTTACAAATATAAAGGATGATGGATCGCTCCGTCCTTACTCTTCCAAACGCAGACGTGCGTTGTTGAGATCTGCTGGCGTGGTACGAATCGACCGGGAGGAGAAGAAGCAGCTGCAGGAGCTACGGCAATCGCGGAAAGACTGCGGCTGCCACTGCCAAGGCTTCTGTGAGCCGGAGACCTGTGCCTGCAGCCAGGCTGGCATCAAGTGCCAG ATGGATCGCGGCAACTTTCCATGTGGCTGTTCCAAGGAAGGCTGTGGGAATCCTTTGGGGCGGATTGAATTTAACTCCAGTCGTGTAAGGAGCCACTATATCCATACACACATGAAGCTGAAGCTGGAAAAGAGACTGCTGGATGAGAACTTAAACCAAAAACGCGTAATCGTCACTGAGCTGCCATCAACAGAGGAAAACAGACCTGGTACGTTTCCTAAGGAAAACAACTCTGGCCCATTCGCTTCTTTGTCACCTGGTCCAGCTTTCCACCTGAGCTCTGAGCTTTGCAGGGAGGGAGACAACAGCTGTAGCAGTGACATGACTGACACCTCATACTCTTCTTCTCTGAACCTGGACTCTGAAGCCGATGAATGTCCTTCCTCAGGGCATCCACCCACACAAGATGTGGACAACAAAGGGTTGGCTTATGTTCTCAGCTTTGAGGATTCTGATGAGGACGGATGCCCATACATCAAAGAGTATGATCGCCTTAATATGCATCTGCCAATGAACCATGATCCGTCAACAGAAGCTGCTGAAAGCATTACGGGCCTATCCACAACAGATAATGCACAGTCTGAAAGCAACACCAGTACGTCTCCATTAGAGTATCTGGATGAAAATGCTAATCAGACCATCATGGACTGTGTGAATGATCTCTATGATATCCCTCATACACCTTCCCCATCTACTGATCATAACTTGAACTGTTACATGGACCTTAGTCTGTCCTCAGACTCTGATCTGGTCTTTTTTGACAGTTTTTACGAGTATGGTCCAAGCATAAGTCACAGCAATTTTAAAGTATACGGTCATATGGGGTACATCTCGCATCTCCAGTTTCCCAGCTGTTCCAGCCCTGCCCAAATAGAGGACTCAGGTTTAAGTCTTCTGGAATCTTTTGTAGGGATTTCTTAA